One window of the Candidatus Saccharibacteria bacterium genome contains the following:
- a CDS encoding aminoglycoside phosphotransferase family protein produces the protein MPAQETSTNTIAREKQIIQDVIGANSIEGILLNDAGWDSRVYEVKQHGYFFKFPRSNKIRRRYAFELAALKLASTLTSYVRTPEPLWIGKDYAYFGYEGVKGETLGSVLPSLTDSQKHIIGEHIGHFLRLLHDSKLDGAREVSPESEAAQIQRWYNENQTGIAKLFEPQKLAKLEKLVYHTWPRQLAILGSDSVLCHGDFHFENILHDAGQGVGVIDFGDVAYYDRSKDFLELDDDPIVYQSALQAYGYTPKDFEEKIALRQNMIQIINLGFYLGKQNHSGIQKTTEKIMLFL, from the coding sequence ATGCCTGCTCAAGAAACATCTACCAATACTATCGCCCGCGAAAAGCAAATCATACAAGACGTGATTGGCGCTAATAGCATTGAGGGGATTTTACTCAATGACGCCGGTTGGGACAGTCGAGTTTACGAGGTCAAACAGCATGGGTATTTCTTTAAGTTTCCACGATCAAACAAAATCCGTCGACGCTATGCTTTCGAGCTTGCGGCACTCAAATTAGCGAGTACGCTCACATCATATGTCCGTACACCTGAGCCGCTGTGGATTGGTAAAGATTACGCCTACTTTGGATACGAAGGCGTCAAGGGAGAGACGCTTGGGTCTGTCTTGCCAAGCCTAACCGATTCCCAAAAGCACATCATAGGCGAACATATTGGGCATTTCTTGCGATTATTACATGATTCGAAACTCGATGGGGCGAGAGAGGTATCGCCTGAAAGCGAAGCTGCTCAAATACAACGCTGGTATAACGAGAATCAAACTGGGATAGCAAAGCTTTTCGAACCACAGAAACTTGCGAAACTCGAAAAACTGGTATATCACACCTGGCCACGGCAGTTAGCAATACTGGGCTCGGATTCGGTGTTGTGTCACGGTGATTTTCATTTCGAAAATATCCTACACGATGCCGGGCAAGGTGTTGGCGTTATAGATTTTGGCGACGTCGCCTATTATGATCGCTCAAAAGATTTCCTAGAGCTAGATGATGACCCAATCGTATACCAGTCAGCGCTACAAGCCTACGGATACACCCCTAAGGATTTTGAGGAAAAAATCGCTCTACGCCAAAATATGATTCAAATCATCAATCTCGGTTTTTACCTTGGCAAGCAAAACCATTCTGGCATACAAAAAACTACTGAGAAAATTA
- a CDS encoding sulfite exporter TauE/SafE family protein, producing the protein MEKDIIILVVGMVVGAMNAIAGGGMLIGFPVLLSLGVPPLVANVTANIITPPGQLAAVFAYRNFLRKVPKRYILILPFVAVGALAGALTLRAMPSNDFAKMVPLLILFGVALFAFQPSLHFHLHSHLHGRRKNLLPILLIGVALLPITFYGGFFGAGYGFIMLAFLGLGKIHEVHMLAAMKNVSAILVSLISIAVLYSTGLVDWHIGIVMAVGTTIGGYLGARAAKRVSSYWLRIAVIVIGLAAATHLALKNYS; encoded by the coding sequence ATGGAAAAAGATATCATCATATTAGTCGTGGGCATGGTTGTAGGCGCCATGAATGCAATCGCCGGCGGCGGTATGCTCATAGGCTTTCCGGTGCTACTAAGTTTGGGCGTGCCGCCCCTGGTGGCCAATGTTACGGCAAACATCATTACACCTCCCGGTCAGCTTGCTGCCGTATTTGCTTATCGTAATTTTTTGCGAAAAGTGCCCAAGCGGTACATTCTTATTTTGCCGTTTGTGGCAGTCGGGGCGCTTGCCGGAGCGCTAACACTGCGTGCCATGCCCAGTAACGACTTTGCCAAAATGGTTCCCCTACTCATTCTTTTTGGTGTTGCGCTATTTGCTTTTCAGCCTTCGCTGCATTTTCACCTGCACAGCCACCTACACGGCCGCCGAAAAAACTTGCTACCAATTTTGCTCATAGGGGTTGCCTTGCTGCCTATTACGTTTTACGGTGGATTCTTTGGGGCAGGCTACGGATTCATTATGCTGGCGTTTTTGGGGCTCGGCAAAATTCACGAAGTTCACATGCTTGCCGCCATGAAAAACGTGTCGGCCATACTGGTTTCCCTGATATCTATTGCCGTCTTGTATTCAACCGGATTGGTCGACTGGCATATTGGCATAGTCATGGCCGTAGGAACCACCATTGGCGGCTATCTTGGTGCGCGCGCCGCGAAAAGGGTATCTTCCTACTGGCTGCGCATAGCGGTCATCGTCATCGGCCTCGCCGCCGCCACCCACCTCGCCCTGAAGAACTATTCCTGA